In Edaphobacter paludis, a single window of DNA contains:
- a CDS encoding STAS domain-containing protein, with translation MSAFQQLVRSNESGILTGWIHEMSSTTRRSDLMDDADLKQQAAEFLRLFTDAAQSGSDVQAQEFAATREFLKAIAKSRMEQGFSPVETAMFVLSLKQPVFNALKDALKANASELVTEIWLSGDLLDKLAMLTVDIAIVFREQTISRQQEEMLELSTPVVKLWDGVLALPLIGTLDSARTQVVMESLLTAIVETNSQVAIIDITGVPTVDTLVAQHLIKTITAARLMGADCYLSGIRPAIAQTIVHLGIDLIDVQTKAKLSDAFAVALQRLGKTVVSIKTSASHAPKGRE, from the coding sequence ATGAGCGCGTTTCAGCAGCTAGTCCGGTCGAATGAGTCAGGAATTCTCACTGGCTGGATACATGAGATGTCCAGTACAACGCGCCGTAGCGACCTTATGGACGACGCTGATTTGAAGCAACAGGCAGCGGAGTTCCTGCGGCTGTTCACAGACGCCGCGCAGTCCGGCTCTGACGTCCAAGCTCAGGAGTTCGCAGCGACCAGAGAATTTCTGAAAGCCATCGCGAAGTCCCGTATGGAGCAGGGGTTCTCTCCGGTAGAAACGGCTATGTTTGTTCTTTCCTTGAAGCAACCAGTTTTTAATGCTCTCAAGGACGCTCTTAAGGCAAATGCGTCCGAACTGGTGACAGAGATTTGGCTGTCAGGAGATCTCTTGGACAAACTTGCGATGCTGACTGTCGATATCGCGATCGTGTTTCGTGAGCAAACGATTAGCCGGCAGCAAGAAGAGATGTTGGAACTCTCAACTCCCGTAGTAAAGTTGTGGGATGGGGTCCTCGCGCTTCCGCTCATCGGGACCTTGGACAGCGCTCGTACACAAGTCGTCATGGAATCGCTTCTCACGGCCATCGTAGAGACCAACAGCCAGGTCGCCATCATCGACATCACCGGCGTTCCGACCGTGGATACCTTGGTGGCACAGCACCTCATCAAGACCATTACAGCTGCGCGTTTGATGGGCGCGGATTGCTACTTGAGCGGCATTCGCCCGGCAATTGCCCAGACTATTGTTCATCTGGGCATCGACCTGATTGATGTTCAGACTAAAGCTAAACTTTCGGATGCGTTCGCGGTGGCTCTACAGCGCCTCGGCAAGACCGTCGTATCAATAAAGACTTCGGCAAGTCACGCGCCCAAGGGTAGGGAATAA
- a CDS encoding STAS domain-containing protein: MDRIPILKFGDCLLVTIQVDMHDELAMSLQEDLTAQIAKYASRGVLIDISSLEIVDSFIGRMLANIAAMSRVLDAQTVLTGMQPAVAITLVELGMSLPGIKTALNIERGMELLKEYVKQEVDAEDVDDTES; this comes from the coding sequence ATGGATCGTATCCCCATCCTAAAATTTGGCGACTGTCTTCTCGTCACGATCCAGGTGGATATGCACGACGAGCTCGCGATGTCTTTGCAGGAAGATCTGACTGCACAGATCGCGAAGTACGCTTCGCGGGGAGTGCTCATTGACATCTCTTCGCTTGAGATCGTCGACTCCTTCATCGGGCGCATGCTTGCAAATATCGCAGCCATGTCCCGTGTACTGGACGCGCAGACGGTGTTGACCGGCATGCAGCCCGCAGTAGCCATCACACTGGTCGAACTTGGTATGTCACTTCCCGGCATCAAAACCGCGCTCAACATTGAGCGCGGCATGGAACTGCTTAAAGAGTATGTGAAGCAGGAGGTTGATGCCGAGGACGTCGATGACACTGAATCGTGA
- a CDS encoding anti-sigma regulatory factor, whose translation MTLNRETHLISVSDDVVRIRQIARAWCVELKFSLVDQTKFVTAASELARNTLEHGGGGRMSAEIVENGARRGLKLVFQDNGPGISDLELALKDGYTTGGGMGLGLSGSKRLVNEFDIKSEPGQGTTVTIVRWK comes from the coding sequence ATGACACTGAATCGTGAGACCCATCTCATCTCGGTTTCGGACGATGTCGTCCGCATACGGCAGATCGCCCGAGCTTGGTGCGTGGAACTAAAGTTTAGTCTCGTCGATCAGACTAAATTCGTAACGGCAGCGAGCGAACTTGCGCGCAACACATTGGAACATGGCGGTGGTGGCAGGATGAGCGCCGAGATTGTTGAAAATGGAGCGCGACGCGGTCTCAAACTGGTCTTTCAAGACAACGGACCAGGGATTTCGGATTTAGAACTAGCACTCAAGGATGGCTATACAACGGGCGGCGGCATGGGGCTCGGTTTGAGCGGCAGCAAACGACTTGTCAATGAATTCGATATCAAGAGCGAACCGGGGCAGGGCACGACTGTCACGATTGTCCGCTGGAAGTAG
- a CDS encoding ATP-binding SpoIIE family protein phosphatase, translating to MQHHQKSIAITDRSSIGEARRSAIHAAQTLGFDEEHRSNIGIVSTEAATNMLLHGREGELLICPNLCVDGAWLDLIALDSGPGIRDVSRAMEDGYSTIGTAGQGMGAIQRISDTCSLYSAVGKGTAFWCRFVRGRIPATANVGVVSLPIKGETVAGDSYLVLERHGRTIYVVVDGLGHGAGATEASQEAVTSVERHFEQPATVIIERAHDALKKTRGAALSIAIFESADRTLTYAGVGNVSAIAVTASASRSLVTQNGTLGAVMPRSPQQYVYPVEPDTTLIMFSDGLTSKVSPAGYPGILHRPPGLLAALLYRDFSRRRDDATVLVAKLGDRS from the coding sequence TTGCAACATCATCAGAAATCGATCGCGATCACCGATCGCAGCTCCATTGGGGAGGCGCGCCGCTCCGCAATTCATGCGGCGCAGACACTCGGCTTTGACGAAGAGCATCGTAGCAATATCGGGATCGTTTCTACGGAAGCCGCGACCAACATGCTGCTGCACGGACGCGAGGGGGAACTGCTTATCTGCCCGAATCTTTGCGTCGACGGCGCATGGCTGGATTTGATTGCGTTGGACTCTGGTCCGGGAATACGTGATGTAAGCCGGGCTATGGAAGACGGTTATTCCACAATAGGCACTGCCGGTCAGGGCATGGGAGCCATTCAGCGCATCTCTGACACTTGTTCGCTCTATTCGGCAGTAGGTAAAGGAACAGCGTTTTGGTGCCGCTTCGTCCGCGGCCGAATACCCGCGACAGCGAATGTGGGAGTGGTGAGCCTCCCCATCAAGGGCGAGACGGTTGCCGGCGACTCCTATCTGGTATTGGAACGACATGGCCGGACGATCTACGTGGTGGTGGATGGTCTTGGACACGGAGCCGGGGCGACAGAAGCGTCGCAGGAGGCAGTCACTTCAGTCGAAAGACATTTCGAGCAGCCAGCCACAGTCATCATTGAACGGGCTCATGATGCGTTGAAGAAGACGCGGGGAGCTGCGCTTTCAATCGCCATTTTCGAATCTGCAGATCGAACACTAACGTACGCGGGAGTCGGCAACGTCAGCGCCATCGCCGTGACCGCGTCCGCCTCGCGCAGCCTAGTGACGCAGAATGGAACTCTTGGCGCAGTAATGCCACGCTCTCCGCAGCAATATGTATATCCGGTTGAGCCGGACACAACCCTCATCATGTTTTCTGACGGCCTAACATCCAAGGTCAGCCCGGCTGGCTATCCTGGCATTCTCCATCGTCCTCCCGGACTCCTGGCAGCCCTGCTCTACAGGGACTTCAGCCGCAGGCGGGACGATGCTACGGTACTGGTCGCAAAGCTCGGAGACAGGTCATGA
- a CDS encoding ATP-binding protein: MNRHIHSVNLTTEREVVSARQQGRTIASALGFDHHDQIRIATAVSEIARNAFRYAKDGTVVFSVDPQVRLFRVTVTDHGAGIPHLDVVMEGSYRSTTGMGMGILGTKRLMDEFSIDTTRLGTAVEFGKFLPVHSTALGEDDLQRLIAEVARQHPAAPIDELQTQNRELLRTLNELRERKEELDHINAELQDTNRGVVALYAELDERADYLRRASELKSSFLSNMSHEFRTPLNSMLALTRMLLERLDGELTSEQDQQIRFIQRSAKELSEMVDDLLDLAKVEAGRFKVNAKTFDVSELLGALRGMLKPLLAESSLNLAFAYAEKLPPLHTDEQKISQVLRNFISNAIKFTPHGEVRVSTRVVDDEIEFSVTDSGIGISESDQRIIFEEFSQIDSAMQKKVRGTGLGLPLSKKFAELLGGRVEVKSAMGAGSTFSLIVPIVFNSSSASVEPVVPLLDADKKLILIVEDNAETAFIYSKYLSKAGFQAHCVSTVQAAEELITKIRPAAVILDVLLGTETTWDFLREIKKEKEAIPVLVMSVTDDAQRIFGSGADSYLLKPFVPEEMIAEILKLTSPFERIRILMIDDNEVSRYLLRGHIPETRYEVFEARDAREGLRMAQQLMPALIFLDFYMPDLNGAEVVRNIRNSKDIAQTPVVLHSTKVLDAEELEYFRENSITIFPKQTLTLTDSSVRIRSLIESLTAHGNEEEPRV, encoded by the coding sequence ATGAACAGGCACATCCATAGTGTGAATCTGACGACTGAACGCGAGGTGGTCAGCGCCCGGCAGCAAGGCCGCACCATCGCCAGCGCCCTCGGCTTCGATCATCACGATCAGATTCGCATCGCCACAGCTGTGTCGGAAATTGCAAGGAACGCGTTCCGTTACGCGAAAGATGGGACAGTCGTCTTTAGCGTTGACCCTCAGGTACGGCTGTTCCGCGTCACAGTAACCGACCATGGCGCTGGAATCCCCCACCTTGATGTCGTGATGGAAGGATCATACCGATCTACAACCGGCATGGGCATGGGTATTTTGGGTACAAAGCGTCTGATGGACGAATTTTCTATCGATACGACCCGGTTGGGTACCGCCGTCGAGTTTGGAAAATTTCTCCCAGTCCACAGTACCGCTCTTGGTGAAGATGATCTCCAGAGACTCATCGCCGAAGTTGCACGGCAGCATCCGGCTGCGCCGATCGACGAGTTGCAGACGCAGAATCGTGAGTTGTTGCGAACGCTGAACGAGCTTCGTGAGCGCAAAGAGGAACTGGATCACATCAACGCTGAACTCCAGGACACCAATCGCGGCGTTGTAGCGCTGTACGCGGAGCTGGATGAGCGTGCCGACTACCTGCGAAGAGCGTCCGAACTGAAGAGCAGCTTCCTGTCCAACATGTCCCACGAGTTTCGTACGCCGCTCAATTCCATGCTGGCTCTGACGCGAATGCTGCTCGAAAGGCTTGATGGAGAACTGACTTCGGAGCAAGACCAGCAGATTCGCTTTATTCAGCGCTCGGCAAAAGAACTTTCAGAGATGGTGGATGACCTCCTCGACCTGGCAAAGGTCGAAGCGGGTCGGTTCAAGGTGAACGCCAAGACTTTCGACGTGAGTGAGCTGCTTGGGGCGCTTCGAGGGATGCTGAAGCCCTTGCTGGCCGAAAGCTCGCTGAATTTGGCCTTTGCATACGCTGAAAAGCTGCCTCCCCTGCATACGGATGAACAGAAGATATCGCAGGTACTGCGTAACTTTATCTCGAATGCAATCAAATTTACGCCGCACGGGGAGGTGCGTGTTTCGACACGCGTCGTTGATGATGAGATTGAATTTTCTGTCACGGACTCCGGTATCGGCATTTCCGAGAGTGATCAGCGCATCATCTTCGAAGAGTTTTCTCAGATCGACAGCGCGATGCAAAAGAAGGTGAGGGGAACCGGCCTCGGTCTGCCTCTGTCAAAGAAGTTCGCCGAGTTGCTAGGCGGTCGAGTGGAAGTGAAGAGCGCAATGGGCGCGGGCTCTACCTTTTCCCTGATCGTTCCGATTGTCTTCAACAGCTCCTCTGCCTCCGTAGAGCCGGTCGTCCCTCTGCTCGATGCCGACAAGAAGCTCATCCTCATCGTGGAAGATAATGCCGAAACGGCATTTATCTATTCCAAATATCTCTCGAAGGCGGGCTTTCAGGCTCATTGCGTCTCGACGGTGCAGGCGGCCGAGGAACTTATCACCAAGATTCGGCCGGCCGCCGTCATTCTGGATGTTCTCTTGGGTACCGAGACTACTTGGGATTTTCTGCGCGAGATCAAGAAAGAAAAAGAAGCAATTCCTGTATTGGTGATGAGTGTCACTGACGATGCTCAGAGAATCTTTGGCTCCGGTGCCGATTCGTACCTCCTCAAGCCGTTTGTGCCCGAAGAAATGATTGCCGAAATCCTAAAGTTGACGTCGCCGTTCGAACGCATACGTATCCTCATGATCGACGACAACGAGGTCTCCCGGTACCTGCTTCGGGGGCATATACCGGAGACACGTTACGAAGTCTTCGAGGCGAGGGATGCCAGGGAAGGGCTTCGCATGGCACAGCAACTGATGCCCGCGCTCATTTTTCTCGACTTTTATATGCCGGATCTCAACGGAGCAGAAGTTGTTCGCAATATCCGCAACTCCAAAGACATCGCGCAGACCCCGGTCGTCTTGCACTCCACCAAGGTCCTCGATGCCGAGGAGCTGGAGTATTTTCGCGAAAACTCCATCACCATTTTCCCCAAGCAGACTCTGACTCTGACAGACTCGTCCGTCCGGATTCGCTCGCTCATTGAAAGTCTTACTGCCCACGGGAACGAGGAGGAGCCTCGTGTCTGA
- a CDS encoding response regulator, with amino-acid sequence MSELENRGRVLIIDDREETRYIFRRILVRAGFAVEEAATGSEGLVRALSLPDIVISDVNLPDMLGYEVCRRLKSNPVTASIPVLQISASFVSDESKVQALKEGADSYLTQPVEPTVLVAQVEALLRLRRAESLSHHSALQWQTAFDALNDGLALADSNGRTIRVNATFMQLLNLVAADIEGKRLADIFQANFQMSLESLLESSERGQLGELSFGNRWFRVRYDTIKANLDMESGSILILTDTTDHRKLQEMLKLSERLAATGRLAHIIAHEINNPLEAMSNLLYLAANGSRENFPETQSYINQASEELLRISRITKQVLAFHRESTLPTMCAANEMIEGVIALFRIHVAKQNITLKSDLRSNDQLLLHSGEMRQVFNNLVTNALDAMGVCEGTVLVRCMRSVSYPDGVPGVRFLFSDCGRGIPPEALPRIFEAFYTTKDSKGAGTGLWLSSEVVAKHQGLIRVRSRTSGSYRGTLFDVFIPLPSAN; translated from the coding sequence GTGTCTGAACTAGAAAATCGCGGGCGCGTTCTGATCATTGATGATCGAGAGGAGACCCGCTACATTTTCCGACGAATCCTGGTTCGAGCAGGTTTTGCAGTCGAAGAAGCAGCGACTGGCAGTGAGGGATTGGTGAGAGCACTGTCTCTACCAGACATCGTCATCTCAGATGTGAATCTCCCCGACATGCTCGGCTACGAGGTGTGCAGGAGACTGAAATCTAATCCTGTCACGGCCAGCATCCCCGTGTTGCAGATATCCGCATCTTTCGTTTCAGACGAGAGCAAGGTCCAGGCACTGAAAGAAGGGGCAGACTCCTATCTGACGCAACCCGTAGAGCCGACTGTGCTTGTTGCGCAGGTTGAGGCGCTTCTACGGTTGCGCCGCGCGGAGTCCCTTTCGCATCACTCGGCTCTGCAATGGCAGACCGCCTTTGACGCCTTGAATGATGGCCTTGCGCTCGCAGATTCAAACGGACGCACGATTCGTGTAAATGCGACCTTTATGCAGCTTCTTAATTTGGTCGCGGCGGATATTGAAGGGAAAAGGCTCGCCGATATCTTTCAAGCGAATTTTCAGATGAGCTTGGAGAGCTTGCTGGAATCGAGTGAAAGAGGCCAACTTGGAGAGCTTTCATTCGGGAATCGTTGGTTTAGGGTGCGTTATGACACGATCAAAGCAAATCTTGATATGGAAAGTGGCTCGATTCTGATCCTGACCGATACGACGGATCATCGAAAACTGCAAGAGATGCTGAAATTGAGTGAGCGGCTAGCGGCTACCGGTCGGCTGGCCCACATCATCGCGCACGAAATCAACAATCCGCTTGAGGCGATGTCGAACCTGCTTTATCTGGCGGCAAACGGATCGAGAGAGAATTTTCCGGAAACCCAAAGCTACATAAATCAGGCATCAGAAGAGCTGCTGCGCATCAGCCGAATCACAAAGCAGGTGCTGGCTTTCCATCGCGAGTCGACGTTGCCCACGATGTGCGCGGCCAACGAAATGATCGAAGGTGTCATCGCGCTCTTCCGTATTCATGTCGCGAAGCAGAACATAACGCTGAAATCGGATCTTAGATCCAACGATCAGCTACTGCTCCACTCTGGTGAAATGCGACAGGTATTCAATAATTTGGTCACGAATGCTTTGGACGCTATGGGAGTATGTGAGGGTACGGTGTTGGTACGCTGCATGCGTTCCGTTAGCTATCCGGACGGCGTACCAGGGGTGCGCTTCCTCTTCAGCGATTGCGGAAGAGGAATTCCGCCAGAGGCTTTGCCTCGGATCTTTGAAGCGTTCTATACCACCAAGGATTCGAAGGGCGCCGGTACCGGTCTGTGGCTGAGCTCTGAAGTAGTAGCCAAGCACCAAGGGCTGATCCGCGTCAGGAGCAGAACATCAGGGTCTTATCGGGGTACCCTCTTCGACGTTTTCATTCCTTTGCCATCTGCAAATTAG